The Lacticaseibacillus rhamnosus DNA window ATTTTGCGATTTAAACGGGAGCTCATTATCTTCCTGAATCGCCAAGGCATCAAAGTCCGCCCGTAACGCCAATTTCGGCCCCGGCTGCCCGCCTTCAATATCGACGTACATGCCATAACCGTCACCACATGGCACGACTGACATATCCAACGCAGTGTAATAGGCTTTGATATAAGCAGCCGTTTGTTTCTCGTGAAACGATACTTCCGGATGTGCATGCAGATGCCGGCGAATCGCAATCATTTCCTGTTCATCGTCTTCCAGCGCCTGTAACAAGGTTGCCAATAAACTCATGCTGATTTTCCCCTCCGTGATTTTGTCTGAACTTTAGGTAACTTAGCAATGAAACGAATCAAAAATGGGCGCATGGCTTTGAAAATAACCTCCGCCACGACAAACCCGACTGCCAAGGCCATGGCAATCAAGATGACATTATAAATCTGCTGGGCTGCACTCGCGGCTTTTCCCATGGTAAAACTACGCGCGCCTAGATACGCAATGCCGCCTGGGACAAGTGAGACTAAGCTTGGTATGTAAATGGTATTGACCGGCACCCGATGACGGATGGCAAAATAATTACCTAACAAGCCAATCACCACCGTTGCGGTAAAGTTAGGCAACACTAGGCTATGATCCTGAAGACTAATCAGCCAATACGCACACCACGACACGCCACCCGTAATGCCTGCCGGTAGCAATGCCCGTTTAGGAATATTGGTGATCACGCCAAAACCAATGCTTGATAAAACACTCACGATAAACTCAACCAATAATCGCACGTTACCGTCCCCCTACGACTTGGGTCAACACAATGGCAATGACAACGCCAGAACCAATCGCCCCGGCAACAAAAACCGCATCAACTGTTCGGACAATGCCGCTAATAATCTGACGCGACAAGATTTCCCGAATCGCATTGGTAATCGCCACCCCCGGCACCAACGGCATCAAGGCACTGATAATAATGTTCCCCGAACTGGCACCCCAGCCAATATTAGCCAGCAACTCCGCTAAAATGGCCACCACAAACGCACCTGTTGCTTCTTTAAAATAAGGCGTCGTCGTTTTCCGGGCAACCAACTCAGCCGCAAGATAACCAAAGATCCCGACAAAAAAAGCCCAAGCCAAGTCGCCATTGGTCGCTTTAAAAAGCAGCATCGGCGCCACCGACACCCAGCCAGCGCCAAGTATCCGCGCCCACCAAGGAAAATTGATCACTTGCCGCTCAATCCGGGCCACTTCTTGTTTCAGGGCATCAAACGTAATCTGATGCGCCACAAACTCACGGGAAAGCTGATTCAATTCATCGACTTTCTGTAAATTAAACCCACCCAAAGAGGATTTGATCAATCGCGTGCGGCTTTCATTCTCCAAACTGACAAAAACAGCTGTAATAGTTGCATAACAAGCCACCTTGGCACCGGCAGCATGGCCAATATATTCAACCGTCGTCTCAATGCGGGACGTTTCCGCGCCCGCATTGAGCATGATCTCCCCGACCTTGCCGCATACCTCTAAGATTTCCTCTGTATCAGGCTGGCTCATGATCCCTTGCTCCTTACCGCGTTATCGCATGGCGTTTTACTAATTGTCGGCTTTTTTCGCGTCAGTGGCAAGCAACCTGCCACGTTTTTTATTGAAACGTACTAACGAAGTCGAAAATTAGTTTCATTGGTTTCTAGTGTTAACCAATGAAAAAGTGCCTGCCTAAGCAAACACTTTTTCTCAGCATACGTTATGTTCATCCAACTAAGGCGTATTAACCGCAAACAATAAGATGCCTAAAATGACATAAAGTGTTGCCAGCATCAGCACGACGATCAACAGCGTCAGCGCGCATTTCAACAGGAGCGAAAACTGGCTTTTCTTCCAAATAGCAAACAGCCAGAGTACCAACATCACAACCATCAGTAGCATGAGCCCAGACAACAAGATCCGGGGTAAAAAAGCGATCATACCGGTATACCTCACAAATTTGTGCCTGCGATTGGTCGCCATTCATCGCGAATATCGCTGACCGCTCTCAGGATACCAAGGTTCTGCCTCCAGCACAAAAATCCTGCCTCAGCGGCTATCGGCGGCACACAAATGAAGATTACCGCGGGACGAAGAAGACCGCAATTAAAAGCAGTGCGACCACGTAACATCCTTGAGTAACAAGCGCCCCTCTGATCCATCCCTTCATCGGCTGCAAGTTAACTGCATGTTGACTGGTTACTAACAGATAAACACCGGGTAAAATGCCGAAAATAGGCACAAAAGCTAGGATCAACAGGAAAACAAACCACACAGACTGGACTAGACTTTGCTTCATCAAACTGGACAACTCCTTTTAAACGCGGGCACGAACGACACTTGAAAATTGACTAGGTGGTATAGCTAATACAGCTACCAGCATAATATAAATTTATTTGTTTTCATAGGGCAACTTCTGCTCGTTTAATCCCTAGTTCAGCAATTTGTTCGCGGTTTATCTTGACAATCTCAAAAAAAGGGGTTGACTGGTAACTAATATCTTTAGGAGTCGTTTTCGTCCATATACTGATACACTTCCTTCAATTTTGCGACTCCGCTTTAGCAACGGGTTTTGATAGCGTGCAAGGAGTGATTAAAATGAATACATACAGAAAAATCAATTTGCGTTGGGTGTCGCATCAATTACCCGCCTTATTAAAAGTCAAACTTGTTTGCTTTGCGCTTGCTAGTGCCTTCCAGCAACTCTTGTCAGGCTTGGTTTTGGGCCAGCTTGTTGAACTTGACTTTTCGGATAACCTGAAGCTAGCTGAATTCATTTTCTTTGCTGTTGGTTCCTTTGCGATCACTGCCGTTGCCGAATATTACTTTGTCAAAGCCGGACAACGAGCCATTAGGTTACTTAACCAAGCACTAAAGAAGGACTATTTTGATGATGCCCTCTCGAAGTCACTTTCCGAGTCATCTGAAGTATCCGACGTCATTAACCGTGTTGACGGTGTAGCCAAACAAGTTGAACAAAGCTACTTTGAGTCGTTGCTAACAGTCCTTCAAAGCAGTATTACTTTAATTGGATCGGTGATTGTCCTACTCAAACTTAATTTCGTTTTAAGTTTAATTTATCTACTGTTTTCATTAATATCGCTATTGCCAAGCGCTTTTGGCAGAAATAAACTGACGCGCCAAACCGAGAAATGGACACATGCCAATGCTGATTTGATGCTCATCATTAAGGATTTATTTCGCGGCAGATTTGACATCATTAATTTTGGGGCCGGACCCGCCTTTTATGCTCGCTTTAACAACAAGCTTAACCTTGAAGAAGCTGAGTATGAACGAATGAACACGTACCAGTATTGGATTCAGTTTGTGTCATGGTCGTTTGCCATTTTTGCTTATTTATCCCCTATCTTTATTGGCATTATCTTTTTAAGAAATGGGTGGTTTGGGGTCACTAAAGGCATTATTGTGACGTTAACTTTAACCGCAGACTCCGTAATCAGTGGTATTCGCCAACTCACGCAGATTCAAACCAAGATTGTCAGCACTGAAAAGTTACGACGCGTGCCTATTGTCAAAAATGTCTTTCTTACGCCTAACGCCAAGGAATCTCAGCCCGCCGCCAAAGATCCGAAAACATTAGCAATTAATAACTTATCGGTTCAGCGTGACCAGCACGTTATATTCAACCATCTAAACCTAACTCTGGCTCCAGGTGAAAAAATCATTGTAACCGGTCCCTCTGGTATTGGTAAATCGACACTGTTAAAGACCATTACCGGAAGAATAAAACCGACAAACGGCTCGATTCGCTTCCAGGGGCGCCCGATTACTACAGGTGATTTTGTTCTGGTTTCCCAAGATGTATGGTTGTTTAATGCAACTTTGCGTGAAAATATTACGTTGTATCAAAATTACTCGGATGAAACGCTTCATCATATTTTGAATTTAGTCGGCTTAGATCGCGAACTAGGTAGCAATGCGTTGGAAACACACATCCGCGACAATGGCTCCAATTTGTCAGGCGGGCAGGCGCAAAGAATCGCGATTGCTCGAGGATTATTAAGACAAAGCCCCATCTTCTTATTCGATGAAATTTCTGCAAACCTAGATGATGCGAATGCTTATAAGATCAGAAAATTAATGTACTCACTCCCTTCAATTGTCATCGAAGTCGCTCACCATTACGATAGCGCGTTAGCCAAAGAAAACGGGATTCACGTAAAGAAGAACTTACTGGGTGCATCGCTTACTAGCTAATCGCCATGGTGTTCTGCATAGGTGTAAAGAATCTACCGGGAGCAGTTTTGTATTAAAAAAACCGCGATCACACTGACCGCGGTTTTTTTAATACAAATATTCTTAGTACCTTCTCCAGCAACCCGTTACTGTGCCACCTTACTAATTCGTCCCTGTTCAATATACACGGACAAAATAGCGACATCAGCCGGATTGACACCACTGATTCGGCTTGCTTGGGCAATGGTTTCCGGTTGAATCTTAACCAGCTTTTGCCGTGCCTCGGTTGCTAAGCCATTGATCGCTTCGTAGTCGATGCGCGCCGGAATCTTTTTGCCTTCAAGCCGTTTCAACTTGGCCACACTAGCTTCTTCTTTGGCGATGTAGCCGGCGTATTTGATCTGGATCTCAACCTGTTCAATCACCCGATGATCCAAGGTTGGGGTTTCCGGTAAGAACTGCGCTAGCGTCTGATAATTGATTTCCGGACGCTTCAAGAAGTCACTGGCTAAGACCCCATCTTTAAGTGGGGCAAAATGATGAGCCTCAAGCCACGGGTTGACATCCTTGGGCTTCAGGCGGGTGTGCTCAAGGCGTGCTAATTCATCGGTAATGGCTTGACGCTTAGCCAAAAAGTCTGCATAGCGTTGATCACTAATCAGGCCAAGTTCATGTCCCATTGGCGTTAAGCGCAGATCCGCATTGTCATGACGCAGTAACAACCGATACTCGGCGCGACTGGTTAACAAACGATAAGGTTCATTCGTTCCTTTTGTCACGAGATCATCTATCATCACGCCAATATAAGCATCTGAACGCTTCAACGTGAAGGGTCCTTTGCCTTGAGCGCGGCGGGCAGCATTAATCCCGGCCACAATTCCCTGCCCGGCAGCTTCTTCATAACCACTGGTACCGTTCATTTGTCCGGCGGTATACAAATTCCGCACAACCTTAGTTTCCAACGTTGCCTTCAACTGCCATGGCTCGATAACATCATACTCGATGGCATAACCAGCGCGCATGAGTTCGGCATGTTCCAATCCCGCCACACTGTGCAGCATTTTCAACTGGATTTCCTCAGGCATGGACGTTGAAAAGTCCCCCACATAATATTCCGAGGTGTCGCGGCCTTCAGGTTCCAAGAATAATTGATGCCGCGGCTTATCAGCAAAGCGAACAATTTTATCTTCAATGGATGGACAGTAACGCGGCCCGACTCCCTTAATCACGCCGGAAAACATCGGCGCGCGATCCAGATTCTCCCGAATAATCTGATGAGTCGTCGCGTTGGTGTACGTCATCCAACAACTCAACTGATCTTTGAGATAAACCGAATCCGGCGTTGTAAAACTAAAATGATTCGGTGTTTTATCGCCTGGTTGTTCTTCGGTTTTGGAAAAGTCAATCGTATTGCCATTAACACGCGGCGGAGTTCCGGTTTTGAAGCGGCGCAGCTTAAAGCCCAGCTGCTCCAGATTTTCAGAGAGCTTAATGCTTGGCAGACTATTGTTAGGGCCGGAACTATACATGAGTTCGCCGATAATAATTTTACCGCGGGAACTGGTGCCAGCTGTTAGCACAATACTCTTGGCGCGATAAATGGCCCCGGTAGCAGCCACGATGCCGACTGCCTTACCATCTTCGACCAGCACTTCGGTAGCGAGTCCCTGCCGTAAGTCCAAATGCGGCGTATCTTCAATGACGTGTTTCATACTGCGGTGATAGGCCGCTTTATCTGCTTGGGCACGTAATGCGCGCACTGCCGGACCTTTACCCGTGTTGAGCATGCGCATCTGGATGTAGGTCCGATCAATATTCTTCCCCATTTCACCGCCGAGGGCATCAATTTCACGGACCACAATTCCTTTGGCCGGACCGCCTAAGCTGGGATTACATGGCATAAATGCCAACATTTCCAGGCTGATCGTCAGTAATAATGTCTTTTCGCCCATGCGTGCTGCAGCCAAGGCCGCTTCACAACCAGCGTGACCAGCACCGACAACGATGACATCATAAGTGCCGGCTTCAAATTTCTTTACTTCAGGCATCTGTTTTCCTCCAAGCATCTGTTTTTCACACGCTCATGCGCTACTTACCCAGACAGAACTGACTGAATAGTTGGGTAATTAATTCATCTGGGGCACTTTCGCCGGTAATTTCGCCAAGCTTGTCCCATGCCGCGGTCATATCAATTTGCACCAAATCAATTGGCATCCCGGCATGAATCCCGGCCATGACCGCATCCAGGCTTTTGCTAGCTTGCCGCAATAAGCCGATTTGGCGCGCGTTGGAGACCATGACTGTTCCCTGACTATTTTCAATGCCGCCAAAGAAGAGTTTGGCAATTCGCTCATCCAGTGCATCCATGCCATCACTAGTTGGAATGGCGGTTTTGATGATTTCATCGGCATCAACCAATTGCAGCAACGCCGCCGTGTCTAAACGCGCAGGCAAATCCTGTTTGTTCAACACGATGATCCGTTTCTTATCAGCCGTTGCCGCAAGCAGCTGCTTGTCTTCCGTTGTCAGCGGCTCGCTTTGATCCAAAACCAGTAAAATCAGATCTGCCTGCGTAATGGCCTGCCGAGAACGTTCCACGCCGATTTTTTCGACTTTATCGGTGGTGTCGTGAATCCCAGCTGTGTCAACGAGCTTCAACGGGACCCCGCGAACATTGACGTATTCTTCAAGGACATCGCGCGTCGTTCCGGCAACATCGGTCACAATCGCTTTTTCCTCGTGCAACATGTGATTCAGTAACGAGCTTTTCCCAACATTTGGCCGGCCGACAATGGCAGTGGCCAAGCCTTCACGCAACACTTTTCCTTGGCTGGCAGTGGTTAGGAGCTGCTCGATCGCCTTTTTGACGGTTTGAGCCTTTTCCAAAAGCATTTTAGTTGTCATTTCGTCCGTATCGTACTCCGGATAGTCGATATTAACTTCGACTTGAGCCAACACTTCAAGAATTTCCTGCCGCAGCTGTTTGATTAAATGGTGCAGGTTCCCATCAAGCTGATTGACAGCCACCTGCATAGCGCGATCCGTTTTTGCCCGGATCAGATCCATCACCGATTCCGCTTCAGTCAAATCAATGCGGCCATTTAAAAAGGCGCGCTTGGTGAATTCCCCCGGCTCAGCCATACGCGCCCCTTCGCCAAGCAACAACTGCAAAATCCGATTGGTCGCCACGATCCCGCCATGACAGTTAATTTCCACAACATCTTCACGCGTGAACGTCTTTGGTGCCAGCATAACGCTGACCATGACTTCATCAATCAAATCACCGGTTTCGGGATCGACAATATGACCGTAATGAATGGTATGACTTTTAACTTGGGTGAGATCTTTGCCTTTAAAAACCTTATTGGCAGTGGCAACAGCCGTTTCGCCACTTAAACGAACAATACTAATCGCCCCTTCGCCAGGTGGTGTCGAGATGGCTGCAATTGTGTCATAAGCCGTAATAGATGTCGCCATATGCAAAAACTCCTTTTGATGATGTGAGAATCGCTGTGTTGGTTGGAAAATGGGTGGATGCCGCGGTGTGAGACGTTTGAATCCTACGCTGGGTCGCGCTCGATCATAACGCGCTCCCCGGCGCAGAAGTCTGCGTGTAAGGACCTCAGTCGCAATGGCCAAAGACCGGCCATCACGTCTGAGGCCGCTTACACTCCAACTTCTAACCGCTCCGGCTCGCGCTCGATCATAACGCGCTCCCCGGCGCAGGGACCTGCATGTAAGGACCTTGGTCGCAATGGCCAAAGACCGGCCATCACGACCAAGGCCGCTTACACTCCGGTCCCTAACCGCTCCGGCTCGCGCTCACAAAAAAAGCGCAGAACCCAGCCTTTCCCTATCGTTAGAAAAGGCTGGATAAAGCACTTTGACTACTTCATCGTGATTAAACTGTGATCATCATACTGAAATGTTGCTTACTTGTCAAAAGTTAGTTATGGGCGTTTGGGGGTGACGACGACATAGCGCCGGGGATCGACGCCTTCGGAATGGGTGTCGACGTATTGATTGTCCGCCAGTGTTGTATGGATCGCCTTGCGTTCAAACGATGGCATTGGGTCTAAGTAAATGGCTTTGCCGGTTGCCAGAACTTCGCGCGCGGTTCGTTCAGCTAAGCGGGTCACGGTTGCTTGGCGGCGTTCGCGATAGTCGCCGACGTCCAGCATGATGGTCCACTTGCTTTTACCATAATGGTTAAACTCGGTTTGCGCTAAGTATTGAATCGCATTGATAATCTTGCCATGTTTGCCGATTAGCAAGCCTTCCTCATCGGTTTTGAGTTGGAAGGTAACGGTATTACCTTGGCGCTCGCTGCTGACTTGGGTTTTGATGCCCATGCCGCTAGTAATATCTTCCAAATAACTTTGTACCATCGCCAGCGCCGTTTGATTATCGCGCTTTTTAGTGGTGATGTCGTTAAATGCGCTGGCAATCTTTTTACCGGCGCTATCAGTTAACGCTACCGCCAGTTTGCCGGCGCTTGATTTCCCGGTGGCAGGTTCTTTTGCTTTAGGATCAGGCGCGGGATCTGCCGGTGGTTCGAGTGGTTTCAAGTTAACAATCGCTGGCTTGCGCATGAATCCAAGGAAGCCATTCTTATTTTCCTGAACCACTTGGACGCTCACGGCATCACGCGGTAAGCCCAGTTGCTTGAGTCCGGCCTCAATGGCTCTTTGAATCGTACTGCCTTGAAAGGTTGGCATCTTGCTTCCTCCCGTTGTTATTTACGCCGTTTGGTCGCTTTTTTATACGCTTTTCTAAGTGCGCGTTCTTTTTCCTTCTCGGCCCGTGCTTTTTCTTCACGTTCGCGCCGAATCTTAAATGGATTTTGAATCAACAATTGCTGAACCATTGAAAAGGCGTTGGTAACAACCCAATAAATGGCCAGCGCACTTGGTAAGGTAACGGAGAATACAAAAATCATAGCCGGTGAAATGATCATCATCACCCAGCTGCTTGAATTGCGGGTCGGTTGGGCCATCATCGATAAAATACTGGTTCCCAACGTAAATAAGGTTGCCAGAATCTGCATAATCCACAATGGGTCAGGTTGTGACAGGTTCATCCATAGAAAAGTCCCGGATTGCAATGAAGAAGTTCGTAAAATCGCTTGATATAGTGCGATCAGGAACGGCATCTGGATCACAATCGGCAAACAGCCCATCACCGGGTTAACGCCAGCTGATGCATAAAGCTTTTGCGTCTCGTCGCGGAGTTTGGTTTGGGTTTCGGTGTCTTTTGAACTGTATTTTTTCTGTAGTTCTTTTAACTGCGGGGCGATTTCCTGCTGCTTGGCCATGCTCTTGATGGACAGATAGCTCAACGGGAAAATCAAAATCCGGATAATTAAGGTAAAGGCGATGATCCCGACACCAGGATTTCCGCCAAACAAATTGGCCAGCCAGATAACAAATTGACCGGCAGTATAAACCACATAGCGATCCCAGAATCCGGTACTGTTTTCTGACACCGGCGCCGTTCCACAGGCAGTCAGAAGAAAGACTAGACTCAGCATGCTCACAATGACGAGCAGGCGTTTGAATTGACGATTTTTCACAAATAATCCCTCTCTTAATCTCAACATGGTCAAATGACCTCGATATCTTCGTTCAGGATGCCCGCCAACCGCATGACATGAATCAGGTTCTTCTTTGTCTCAGCCATATCAAGCTGATTAGCGGACTTACGCGCGATAACCAAAAAATCAGTCTGGGGATCAATCTCAGGCTTTAGCTCCAACAGACTCTGGCGAATATAGCGTTTTATCTGATTACGCATGACGGCAGTGTGGCCGACTTTTTTGCCTACAGAGATGCCCACCCGAAAATGCGGTTGATCGCGTTTCATGTGATAGATCACAAAATTACGATTGGCAACCGAATCACCATGGTCAAACACATTTTGAAATTCAACTTCTTTTTTGATCCGATATGACTTGCGCAATGATGCTCCCTCACAATCTGGTTCTAAGTATACAAGATGACAAGATGTTTTCCTATATGTATCAGCGGCTAACGACAGGTTTCTTTTCAGCCCGCTAAACAGCCTCATAAACGCAAATGAACGACAACGACCAACAATCGGGTCATTGCCGTTCATTGGTTGTGACGTGTCAGCGCATGGGTTAAACGCGGTGCCGGGTCATTCATGGAAAAATGCGGGTAAGCGTTTTTGGGTGACTGCCTTTGCTGTGCTAATTAGTCGCTTGGTGATGTTGCGAGTGGTTCAAGAACGTACCGATTGATTGCAGACAACGCGCTCTCTGTAACAGAGCTGCCTATCGCAACTGTTGACGGCTCCGAAACGCGCTCACCAGCGCAGAAGTCTACGTGTAAGGACCTGAGCCGCAATGGCCAAAACCCGGCCGACCTTATCACGGCTCCGAAACGCGCTCACCAGCGCAGAAACCTGCGTATAAGGACCTCTGGACCCAATGGCCAAAGCCCAGCCGACCAATTACGGCTCTGAAACGCGTTCGCCGGCGCAGAAGTCTACGTATAAGGACCTGAGCCGCAATGGCCAAAGCCCGGCCGACCAATTACGGCTCCGAAACGCGCTCTCCAGCGCAGAAACCTGCGTATAAGGACCTCAGACCCCAATGGCCAAAACCCGGCCATTGGGGTCTGAAGCCACTTATACTCCGGTTTCTAACCGCGCTGGTTCGCGCTCTGCTCTAAAAAAAACCACTGACGCGGTCAGTGGCTTAGGCAGATAATACTTTACGTCCTTTAGCGCGACGGCG harbors:
- a CDS encoding threonine/serine exporter family protein, yielding MRLLVEFIVSVLSSIGFGVITNIPKRALLPAGITGGVSWCAYWLISLQDHSLVLPNFTATVVIGLLGNYFAIRHRVPVNTIYIPSLVSLVPGGIAYLGARSFTMGKAASAAQQIYNVILIAMALAVGFVVAEVIFKAMRPFLIRFIAKLPKVQTKSRRGKSA
- a CDS encoding threonine/serine exporter family protein — translated: MSQPDTEEILEVCGKVGEIMLNAGAETSRIETTVEYIGHAAGAKVACYATITAVFVSLENESRTRLIKSSLGGFNLQKVDELNQLSREFVAHQITFDALKQEVARIERQVINFPWWARILGAGWVSVAPMLLFKATNGDLAWAFFVGIFGYLAAELVARKTTTPYFKEATGAFVVAILAELLANIGWGASSGNIIISALMPLVPGVAITNAIREILSRQIISGIVRTVDAVFVAGAIGSGVVIAIVLTQVVGGR
- a CDS encoding ATP-binding cassette domain-containing protein, with protein sequence MNTYRKINLRWVSHQLPALLKVKLVCFALASAFQQLLSGLVLGQLVELDFSDNLKLAEFIFFAVGSFAITAVAEYYFVKAGQRAIRLLNQALKKDYFDDALSKSLSESSEVSDVINRVDGVAKQVEQSYFESLLTVLQSSITLIGSVIVLLKLNFVLSLIYLLFSLISLLPSAFGRNKLTRQTEKWTHANADLMLIIKDLFRGRFDIINFGAGPAFYARFNNKLNLEEAEYERMNTYQYWIQFVSWSFAIFAYLSPIFIGIIFLRNGWFGVTKGIIVTLTLTADSVISGIRQLTQIQTKIVSTEKLRRVPIVKNVFLTPNAKESQPAAKDPKTLAINNLSVQRDQHVIFNHLNLTLAPGEKIIVTGPSGIGKSTLLKTITGRIKPTNGSIRFQGRPITTGDFVLVSQDVWLFNATLRENITLYQNYSDETLHHILNLVGLDRELGSNALETHIRDNGSNLSGGQAQRIAIARGLLRQSPIFLFDEISANLDDANAYKIRKLMYSLPSIVIEVAHHYDSALAKENGIHVKKNLLGASLTS
- the mnmG gene encoding tRNA uridine-5-carboxymethylaminomethyl(34) synthesis enzyme MnmG, which translates into the protein MPEVKKFEAGTYDVIVVGAGHAGCEAALAAARMGEKTLLLTISLEMLAFMPCNPSLGGPAKGIVVREIDALGGEMGKNIDRTYIQMRMLNTGKGPAVRALRAQADKAAYHRSMKHVIEDTPHLDLRQGLATEVLVEDGKAVGIVAATGAIYRAKSIVLTAGTSSRGKIIIGELMYSSGPNNSLPSIKLSENLEQLGFKLRRFKTGTPPRVNGNTIDFSKTEEQPGDKTPNHFSFTTPDSVYLKDQLSCWMTYTNATTHQIIRENLDRAPMFSGVIKGVGPRYCPSIEDKIVRFADKPRHQLFLEPEGRDTSEYYVGDFSTSMPEEIQLKMLHSVAGLEHAELMRAGYAIEYDVIEPWQLKATLETKVVRNLYTAGQMNGTSGYEEAAGQGIVAGINAARRAQGKGPFTLKRSDAYIGVMIDDLVTKGTNEPYRLLTSRAEYRLLLRHDNADLRLTPMGHELGLISDQRYADFLAKRQAITDELARLEHTRLKPKDVNPWLEAHHFAPLKDGVLASDFLKRPEINYQTLAQFLPETPTLDHRVIEQVEIQIKYAGYIAKEEASVAKLKRLEGKKIPARIDYEAINGLATEARQKLVKIQPETIAQASRISGVNPADVAILSVYIEQGRISKVAQ
- the mnmE gene encoding tRNA uridine-5-carboxymethylaminomethyl(34) synthesis GTPase MnmE — protein: MATSITAYDTIAAISTPPGEGAISIVRLSGETAVATANKVFKGKDLTQVKSHTIHYGHIVDPETGDLIDEVMVSVMLAPKTFTREDVVEINCHGGIVATNRILQLLLGEGARMAEPGEFTKRAFLNGRIDLTEAESVMDLIRAKTDRAMQVAVNQLDGNLHHLIKQLRQEILEVLAQVEVNIDYPEYDTDEMTTKMLLEKAQTVKKAIEQLLTTASQGKVLREGLATAIVGRPNVGKSSLLNHMLHEEKAIVTDVAGTTRDVLEEYVNVRGVPLKLVDTAGIHDTTDKVEKIGVERSRQAITQADLILLVLDQSEPLTTEDKQLLAATADKKRIIVLNKQDLPARLDTAALLQLVDADEIIKTAIPTSDGMDALDERIAKLFFGGIENSQGTVMVSNARQIGLLRQASKSLDAVMAGIHAGMPIDLVQIDMTAAWDKLGEITGESAPDELITQLFSQFCLGK
- the jag gene encoding RNA-binding cell elongation regulator Jag/EloR, which gives rise to MPTFQGSTIQRAIEAGLKQLGLPRDAVSVQVVQENKNGFLGFMRKPAIVNLKPLEPPADPAPDPKAKEPATGKSSAGKLAVALTDSAGKKIASAFNDITTKKRDNQTALAMVQSYLEDITSGMGIKTQVSSERQGNTVTFQLKTDEEGLLIGKHGKIINAIQYLAQTEFNHYGKSKWTIMLDVGDYRERRQATVTRLAERTAREVLATGKAIYLDPMPSFERKAIHTTLADNQYVDTHSEGVDPRRYVVVTPKRP
- the yidC gene encoding membrane protein insertase YidC, whose protein sequence is MKNRQFKRLLVIVSMLSLVFLLTACGTAPVSENSTGFWDRYVVYTAGQFVIWLANLFGGNPGVGIIAFTLIIRILIFPLSYLSIKSMAKQQEIAPQLKELQKKYSSKDTETQTKLRDETQKLYASAGVNPVMGCLPIVIQMPFLIALYQAILRTSSLQSGTFLWMNLSQPDPLWIMQILATLFTLGTSILSMMAQPTRNSSSWVMMIISPAMIFVFSVTLPSALAIYWVVTNAFSMVQQLLIQNPFKIRREREEKARAEKEKERALRKAYKKATKRRK
- the rnpA gene encoding ribonuclease P protein component, with protein sequence MRKSYRIKKEVEFQNVFDHGDSVANRNFVIYHMKRDQPHFRVGISVGKKVGHTAVMRNQIKRYIRQSLLELKPEIDPQTDFLVIARKSANQLDMAETKKNLIHVMRLAGILNEDIEVI